A genomic region of Chionomys nivalis unplaced genomic scaffold, mChiNiv1.1 scaffold_28, whole genome shotgun sequence contains the following coding sequences:
- the LOC130869148 gene encoding spindlin-2-like, whose protein sequence is VGCRISHGWKEANEPVTQWKAIILDQLPTNPSLYLLKYDGIDCVYGLELHSDERILNLKFLPNNIPFPQETDTHLSNTIVGRAVKHTFEGTNGSKDDWKGMVLEEVPIMKTWFYITYKNDPVLYIYHLLVDYLEGNLHIMPGSMEQPPHYARMSSNRGEFGIRQGFLGRQKRAAQRKRWNPKIGKIIYQVPTKPSVHFIKFDNDFHIYVYDL, encoded by the exons gtcggctgcagaatttctcacggctggaaggaagccaatgaaccagtcacccagtggaaagccatcattctagatcaactgccaacaaatccctctctctatttgttgaagtatgatgggatagattgtgtctatggattggagcttcacagtgatgaaaggattttaaacctcaagttcctgcctaacaacataccatttcctcaggagacagacactcatctctcaaacaccatagttggcagagcagtgaaacatacatttgagggcacaaatggctctaaggatgactggaaggggatggtcctagaggaggtgccaatcatgaagacctggttctatattacctacaagaatgatccggtcttgtacatttaccatctcctggttgactaccttgaaggcaacctccacatcatgccaggctctatggag caacctccacattatgccaggatgtcctccaataggggtgaatttggaattaggcagggattccttggcaggcaaaagcgtgcagcacaacgaaaaagatggaacccaaagataggtaaaattatttaccaagtccccaccaaaccttccgtgcatttcatcaagtttgataatgacttccatatctatgtctatgatttg